Proteins from one Streptomyces genisteinicus genomic window:
- a CDS encoding diacylglycerol/lipid kinase family protein — MRQFTAVVNPTAGSSSGTAALLPVARLLREAGAEIDTQYSRSLEHARELARRAGAAGRAVLAVGGDGMAGCVGGALSGTGAEFGLVPAGRGNDFARALGLPQEAPDLAGVLLRGAARPVDTIEVTSAVHDGISVLGSVYAGVDAVANRHANTSRLLRGAASYYAGGLRAVTAWRPASYRITVDGVLHERRGYTVVAANSGFYGFNRRIAPGARVDDGSLDVVVIHDAPKRLFFAMMNELKTGAHIRRPQVEILSGKEIRIEAERPLPYGADGEVDASLPVTVRVQPGALRVLCPEPVPEFRSRR, encoded by the coding sequence ATGCGACAGTTCACCGCCGTCGTCAACCCGACCGCGGGCAGCTCCAGCGGTACGGCGGCGCTCCTTCCCGTCGCCCGCCTGCTGCGCGAGGCGGGCGCGGAGATCGACACCCAGTACAGCCGCAGTCTGGAGCACGCCCGCGAACTCGCCCGCCGGGCGGGGGCGGCGGGCCGTGCGGTCCTCGCCGTCGGCGGCGACGGGATGGCCGGCTGCGTCGGCGGGGCGCTCAGCGGCACCGGCGCCGAGTTCGGCCTGGTGCCAGCGGGCCGCGGCAACGACTTCGCCCGGGCGCTGGGGCTGCCGCAGGAGGCGCCCGACCTCGCCGGAGTCCTGCTCCGCGGGGCGGCGAGGCCCGTCGACACCATCGAGGTCACCTCCGCCGTGCACGACGGCATATCGGTCCTCGGCAGCGTGTACGCGGGTGTCGACGCCGTCGCCAACCGGCACGCCAACACCTCCCGGCTGCTGCGCGGAGCGGCCTCGTACTACGCGGGCGGGCTGCGGGCCGTCACGGCGTGGCGGCCCGCCTCGTACCGGATCACGGTCGACGGGGTGCTGCACGAGCGCCGCGGCTACACCGTCGTCGCCGCCAACTCCGGCTTCTACGGCTTCAACCGGCGCATCGCACCGGGGGCGCGGGTGGACGACGGGAGCCTGGACGTGGTCGTCATCCACGACGCCCCGAAGCGGTTGTTCTTCGCGATGATGAACGAGCTCAAGACCGGCGCCCACATACGGCGCCCCCAGGTGGAGATCCTCAGCGGCAAGGAGATCCGCATCGAGGCCGAACGCCCGCTGCCCTACGGCGCGGACGGGGAGGTGGACGCGTCACTTCCGGTGACCGTGCGGGTACAGCCGGGCGCACTGAGGGTGCTGTGTCCCGAACCGGTTCCGGAATTTCGGTCCCGCCGGTAG
- a CDS encoding ABC transporter substrate-binding protein, producing the protein MTKPSARPATAARGGPAVRIGALAPLTRPGWTEAGRHLLAGLEQGVHDANAAGGIDGTPLELVVRDTAADPGRAAAAVDELAGLGVVALAGEYHSVVARAAAARAGEAGLPFLCSSAVLDALTDHPAEGVARIAPAQSHGWRIYADHLLDAGHRHIAVAADASVYWAAGTRVLRDRLGAHGGTVTRLDTAVLGPPALCDALADGDATALLLLAGYPDPVTRIAGAVRRDRRLADLLIGAPAGQPEFAGWAEALGADGAAVPFLRYLPERLGPLGTRVAGALRGRLGGEPSFVGFEGWDTIAVLADVLRKQGPDRVRTGVDWGGVETEVTRGPVRFARTPGTGVWQWTWAPVQVVDRDPSDPGRFRVLRGG; encoded by the coding sequence ATGACCAAGCCGTCGGCACGGCCCGCAACGGCGGCACGAGGGGGCCCGGCCGTCAGGATCGGCGCGCTCGCTCCACTGACCCGGCCCGGATGGACCGAGGCGGGCCGCCATCTCCTGGCCGGACTCGAACAGGGCGTGCACGACGCCAACGCGGCCGGCGGGATCGACGGGACGCCGCTGGAGCTGGTGGTCCGGGACACCGCCGCCGACCCGGGACGGGCGGCGGCCGCCGTGGACGAACTCGCGGGGCTGGGCGTGGTGGCACTGGCGGGGGAGTACCACAGCGTCGTCGCCCGGGCCGCCGCCGCCCGCGCCGGCGAGGCCGGTCTGCCGTTCCTCTGCTCGTCCGCGGTACTCGACGCGCTCACCGACCACCCGGCGGAAGGCGTCGCGCGGATCGCCCCGGCGCAGTCCCACGGCTGGCGGATCTACGCCGACCACCTCCTCGACGCGGGGCACCGGCACATCGCCGTGGCGGCCGACGCGAGCGTCTACTGGGCGGCCGGGACCCGTGTCCTGCGCGACCGTCTCGGCGCGCACGGAGGCACCGTCACCCGGCTCGACACGGCCGTCCTCGGCCCCCCGGCCCTGTGCGACGCACTCGCCGACGGGGATGCGACCGCCCTGCTGCTGCTGGCCGGGTATCCGGACCCGGTGACGCGGATCGCCGGGGCGGTCCGCCGGGACCGGCGGCTGGCGGACCTGCTGATCGGAGCCCCGGCCGGTCAGCCGGAGTTCGCCGGCTGGGCGGAGGCGCTGGGGGCCGACGGCGCCGCCGTCCCGTTCCTCCGCTACCTGCCCGAGCGCCTCGGCCCGCTCGGCACCCGCGTCGCGGGCGCGCTGCGCGGACGGCTCGGCGGGGAGCCGTCGTTCGTGGGCTTCGAGGGCTGGGACACGATCGCCGTGCTCGCCGACGTGCTCCGGAAGCAGGGGCCCGACCGGGTCCGTACCGGCGTGGACTGGGGCGGCGTGGAGACCGAGGTCACCCGCGGACCGGTCCGCTTCGCACGGACCCCGGGGACCGGCGTGTGGCAGTGGACCTGGGCGCCGGTCCAGGTCGTGGACCGTGACCCGTCCGACCCGGGCCGGTTCCGTGTGCTGCGGGGCGGCTGA
- a CDS encoding YnfA family protein, translating to MLVARSVALFAVAALFEIGGAWLVWQGLREHRGWIWIGAGVIALGLYGVVATFQSDDNFGRILAAYGGVFVAGSIAWGMVADGYRPDRYDVTGALICLAGMAVIMYAPRSH from the coding sequence GTGCTCGTCGCCCGCTCCGTCGCCCTGTTCGCCGTCGCCGCGCTCTTCGAGATCGGCGGCGCATGGCTCGTCTGGCAAGGACTGCGGGAACACCGGGGCTGGATCTGGATCGGAGCGGGGGTGATCGCGCTCGGTCTCTACGGCGTGGTCGCCACCTTCCAGAGCGATGACAACTTCGGCCGCATCCTCGCCGCTTACGGAGGCGTCTTCGTCGCGGGTTCGATCGCCTGGGGCATGGTCGCCGACGGCTACCGACCCGACCGCTACGACGTGACCGGCGCCCTGATCTGCCTCGCCGGCATGGCCGTCATCATGTACGCGCCCCGCTCCCACTGA
- a CDS encoding class I SAM-dependent methyltransferase, whose product MTEHHTTAAGAGAGEEFWDARYRESDRIWSGDPNAALVAEVTDLPPGRALDLGCGEGGDAIWLALRGWHVTATDISGVALERAALHARDAGVPEGAVEWQRHDLAESFPEGAFDLVSASYLHTPGDMPREAVLRRAAAAVAPGGVLLVTGHAAPGPFDPPAHHAMHFPTPRDVLASLELPSDTWQVERAEEFERTQKGPDGRPGLRNDNVLRVRRPAA is encoded by the coding sequence ATGACCGAGCACCACACCACCGCGGCCGGCGCCGGAGCGGGCGAGGAGTTCTGGGACGCCCGCTACCGGGAGAGCGACCGGATATGGAGCGGCGATCCGAACGCGGCGCTCGTCGCCGAGGTGACGGACCTCCCGCCCGGCAGGGCGCTGGACCTGGGCTGCGGCGAGGGCGGCGACGCGATCTGGCTCGCGCTCCGCGGCTGGCACGTCACGGCGACGGACATCTCGGGCGTGGCCCTGGAGCGGGCGGCCCTGCACGCGCGGGACGCCGGGGTGCCCGAGGGCGCCGTCGAGTGGCAGCGCCACGACCTCGCGGAGTCCTTCCCCGAGGGCGCCTTCGACCTCGTGTCGGCCAGCTACCTCCACACCCCCGGCGACATGCCGCGCGAGGCGGTCCTGCGGCGCGCGGCGGCTGCGGTGGCCCCCGGCGGCGTCCTGCTCGTCACGGGGCACGCGGCCCCCGGTCCGTTCGATCCCCCGGCGCACCACGCCATGCACTTCCCGACCCCCCGCGATGTGCTCGCCTCGCTCGAACTGCCGTCCGACACGTGGCAGGTGGAGCGGGCGGAGGAGTTCGAGCGGACGCAGAAGGGGCCCGACGGGCGTCCGGGGCTGCGCAACGACAACGTGCTCAGGGTGCGCAGGCCCGCCGCCTGA
- a CDS encoding DUF5709 domain-containing protein has translation MADDTGRDDDQGRGDDVYQPEHSDTGNRPDGELDLENVIGERSLDDMMEEGYSPLDRPLVVGRHGTTGEELRRGETLEQRLAQELPETSGQDGDGIGDLAGGDGEPLDGESGRARAGRLAAVDDIAPRRHNDVVARDVGIDGGAASAEEAAMHVVDGEEEDEPERYVPSAADSAPRPPGSTGGPLS, from the coding sequence ATGGCCGACGACACAGGGCGGGACGACGACCAGGGGCGGGGCGACGACGTGTACCAGCCCGAGCACTCCGACACGGGCAACCGTCCCGACGGGGAACTCGACCTGGAGAACGTGATCGGCGAGCGCAGCCTGGACGACATGATGGAGGAGGGCTACTCGCCCCTCGACCGTCCCCTGGTGGTCGGCAGGCACGGCACGACCGGCGAGGAACTGCGGCGCGGCGAGACGCTGGAACAGCGCCTCGCCCAGGAGCTGCCGGAGACCTCCGGGCAGGACGGCGACGGCATCGGCGACCTCGCGGGCGGCGACGGCGAGCCGCTGGACGGCGAGTCCGGGCGTGCGCGGGCGGGCAGGCTGGCGGCCGTGGACGACATCGCGCCGCGCCGCCACAACGACGTGGTCGCCCGGGACGTCGGCATCGACGGAGGCGCCGCGTCGGCGGAGGAGGCCGCGATGCACGTCGTCGACGGCGAGGAGGAGGACGAGCCGGAGCGGTACGTGCCGTCCGCCGCCGACTCCGCGCCGCGACCGCCCGGGAGCACCGGCGGCCCCCTCTCCTGA
- a CDS encoding DUF5709 domain-containing protein has protein sequence MSDDTTAADPGRSDDVYQPGHSDAGNRPSGELDPENVIGERSLDDTMEEGYSPPERPLGVNRHGTTGSEAREGETLDDRLAQEAPDTAVPDGDGIGDLPGGAGEPAREITGDARAGRIAPADDPAPRRPAGTVARDVGIDGGAASAEEAAMHVEAEPGEDGAGAGDRWE, from the coding sequence ATGTCGGACGACACCACGGCGGCGGACCCGGGGCGGAGCGACGACGTCTACCAGCCCGGTCATTCGGACGCCGGAAACCGCCCCAGCGGGGAGCTCGACCCGGAGAACGTGATCGGCGAACGCAGCCTGGACGACACGATGGAGGAGGGCTACTCGCCTCCGGAGCGACCTCTCGGCGTGAACCGCCACGGCACCACGGGCTCGGAGGCCCGCGAGGGCGAGACGCTGGACGACCGGCTCGCCCAGGAGGCGCCGGACACCGCCGTTCCGGACGGCGACGGCATCGGCGACCTGCCGGGCGGCGCCGGCGAGCCCGCCCGCGAGATCACCGGGGACGCCCGGGCGGGCAGGATCGCCCCGGCCGACGATCCCGCGCCCCGCAGGCCGGCCGGCACGGTGGCGCGGGACGTCGGCATCGACGGGGGCGCGGCCTCCGCCGAGGAGGCGGCGATGCACGTCGAAGCGGAGCCCGGCGAGGACGGTGCCGGGGCCGGCGACCGGTGGGAGTGA
- a CDS encoding phosphoribosyltransferase, with product MRFGDRGEAGQELAARLLVRQRAGELPAPFVLALPRGGVPVAAEVARALDAPLDVVVARKIGAPFDVELGVGALAGDAPPLFDTRALQALGLSADALRDRVGAERAELRRREEVYREGRPAPVLRGRTAVLVDDGLATGVTARAAVRAVRAMEPGTLVLAVPVCSREAAAVLRAEVEELVTLHTPHPFHSVGRWYADFTQVEDRVVVAALRDAAAARPE from the coding sequence ATGCGCTTCGGCGACCGCGGGGAGGCGGGGCAGGAACTGGCGGCCAGGCTCCTGGTGCGGCAGCGCGCGGGCGAGCTGCCGGCCCCGTTCGTGCTGGCGCTGCCGCGCGGCGGGGTGCCGGTGGCGGCCGAGGTGGCCCGCGCCCTGGACGCCCCGCTCGACGTGGTCGTGGCGCGCAAGATCGGCGCTCCGTTCGACGTCGAACTCGGTGTGGGAGCCCTGGCCGGAGACGCGCCGCCGCTCTTCGACACCCGGGCGCTCCAGGCGCTCGGGCTGTCCGCCGACGCCCTGCGCGACCGGGTCGGCGCCGAGCGGGCCGAACTGCGCCGCCGCGAGGAGGTGTACCGCGAGGGCCGGCCGGCGCCCGTGCTCCGGGGGCGGACGGCGGTCCTCGTGGACGACGGGCTCGCCACCGGTGTCACGGCGCGGGCCGCGGTGCGGGCCGTACGGGCCATGGAGCCCGGCACGCTGGTGCTCGCGGTGCCGGTGTGCTCACGCGAGGCGGCCGCGGTCCTGCGGGCCGAGGTCGAGGAACTCGTGACGCTGCACACTCCGCACCCGTTCCACTCGGTGGGCAGGTGGTACGCGGACTTCACCCAGGTCGAGGACCGCGTGGTGGTCGCCGCCCTGCGGGACGCCGCCGCGGCGCGGCCGGAGTGA
- a CDS encoding SpoIIE family protein phosphatase/ATP-binding protein, whose product MAARSGRPRSVLRMRTVAGQVFLLQVAIVVLLVAAAIAALVLQSRAGSEREARNRSVAVAETFANSPGMEAALRSPDPTAILQPKAERARERSDVDFIVVLDTEGIRYTHPLPDRIGKQFVGNIRPALEGEVLVERITGTIGPLVQAVVPVQDARGRVIGLVSAGVTLDKVSGVSEDQFPLLFGAAAGVLLLAMGGTALVTRRLRRQTRGLGPAEMTRMYEHHDAVLHSVREGVLILGDDRRLVLANDEARRLLGLSQDVEGRSVGELGLDPRMSRLLGSGRIATDEIVPVGDRLLAVNQRTTDQEGGPPGTVATLRDTTELQDLTGRADLARERLRLLYDAGTEIGTTLDVLRTCEELAGFAVGRLADYVSVDLAEAVLRGEEPTSTGADVDMRRVAFAGPEGSALYPVGHPIRFTPRTRMGSGLGRGEAVLEEDLTAFSGWQLQDPQRAPMLVDAGMHSMIAVPLRARGVVLGVAMLWRAGTAEPFEEEDLSLVEELVARAAVSVDNARRYSREHTMAVTLQRSLLPRMLPEQDALDVAYRYRPAQAGLGGLGGVGGDWFDIIPLPGARVALVVGDVVGHGLHAAATMGRLRTAVHNFSSLDLPPDELLWHLDELVARIDRDETDERGEAGVTGATCVYAIYDPVSGRCSIARAGHLQPVIVHPDGSAEYADVPGGPPLGLGGMPFETLDVELAEGSRLVLYTDGLVEDRTREIDEGLELLRRALERHAELAPEEMCEQVLAGLVPERPRDDIALLVGRTRVLAGERVARWEVPADPAAVREVRAAVSRKLAEWDLQEAVFTAELILSELVTNAIRYAAGPIRVRLIRDRALICEVSDRSSTSPHLRQAAGTDEGGRGLFLVAQFADRWGTRYTGNGKVIWAELPLTPSGAALPDFPGL is encoded by the coding sequence ATGGCCGCACGCTCCGGCCGCCCGCGCTCGGTTCTGCGCATGAGAACTGTCGCAGGCCAGGTCTTTCTCCTGCAGGTGGCGATCGTGGTGCTGCTGGTCGCGGCCGCGATCGCCGCACTCGTGCTGCAGTCCCGTGCGGGGAGCGAACGCGAGGCGCGCAACCGCTCGGTCGCGGTCGCCGAGACCTTCGCCAACTCCCCCGGCATGGAGGCGGCGCTGCGGAGCCCCGACCCGACGGCGATCCTCCAGCCGAAGGCGGAACGGGCCCGGGAGCGGTCGGACGTCGACTTCATCGTCGTCCTCGACACGGAGGGCATCCGCTACACCCACCCCCTCCCCGACCGGATCGGCAAGCAGTTCGTCGGGAACATCCGGCCCGCGCTCGAGGGCGAGGTGCTGGTGGAGCGGATCACCGGGACCATCGGGCCTCTGGTGCAGGCCGTGGTCCCGGTCCAGGACGCACGCGGCCGGGTCATCGGGCTGGTGTCGGCGGGCGTCACCCTCGACAAGGTCAGCGGCGTCTCGGAGGACCAGTTCCCGCTGCTGTTCGGCGCGGCGGCCGGTGTGCTGCTGCTGGCGATGGGCGGGACCGCACTGGTCACCCGCAGGCTGCGGCGGCAGACCCGCGGCCTGGGTCCCGCCGAGATGACGCGGATGTACGAGCACCACGACGCGGTGCTCCACTCGGTGCGCGAGGGGGTGCTCATCCTCGGCGACGACCGCAGGCTGGTGCTCGCCAACGACGAGGCCCGCCGGCTGCTCGGGCTGTCGCAGGACGTCGAGGGCCGCTCCGTCGGGGAGCTCGGGCTCGATCCGCGCATGTCCCGGCTGCTGGGGTCCGGCAGGATCGCGACGGACGAGATCGTCCCGGTCGGGGACCGTCTGCTCGCCGTCAACCAGCGGACGACCGACCAGGAGGGCGGCCCGCCGGGCACGGTGGCCACCCTGCGGGACACCACCGAGCTCCAGGACCTGACGGGCCGGGCGGACCTGGCGCGCGAGCGGCTGCGGCTGCTGTACGACGCCGGCACGGAGATCGGCACCACGCTGGACGTGCTGCGCACCTGCGAAGAGCTGGCCGGCTTCGCCGTGGGGCGCCTCGCCGACTACGTCAGCGTCGATCTGGCGGAGGCCGTGCTGCGCGGCGAGGAGCCGACGTCGACGGGCGCGGACGTGGACATGCGGCGGGTGGCGTTCGCCGGTCCCGAGGGCAGCGCGCTGTACCCGGTGGGGCATCCGATCCGCTTCACCCCCCGCACCCGGATGGGCAGCGGCCTCGGCCGGGGGGAGGCGGTGCTGGAGGAGGACCTGACGGCGTTCTCCGGCTGGCAGCTCCAGGACCCGCAGCGTGCGCCGATGCTGGTGGACGCCGGGATGCACTCGATGATCGCGGTCCCGCTGCGGGCGCGGGGCGTGGTGCTGGGCGTCGCGATGCTGTGGCGGGCCGGAACCGCGGAGCCGTTCGAGGAGGAGGACCTGTCGCTCGTGGAGGAGCTGGTGGCGCGGGCGGCCGTCAGCGTGGACAACGCCCGGCGCTATTCGCGCGAGCACACGATGGCCGTGACCCTCCAGCGCAGTCTGCTGCCGCGGATGCTGCCCGAGCAGGACGCGCTGGACGTGGCCTACCGGTACCGGCCGGCCCAGGCGGGGCTCGGCGGCCTCGGCGGGGTGGGCGGCGACTGGTTCGACATCATCCCGCTGCCCGGGGCGCGGGTGGCGCTCGTCGTCGGCGACGTGGTCGGGCACGGTCTGCACGCCGCGGCGACCATGGGGCGGCTGCGGACGGCCGTGCACAACTTCTCCAGTCTCGACCTGCCCCCCGACGAGCTGCTGTGGCATCTCGACGAGCTCGTGGCGCGCATCGACCGGGACGAGACGGACGAACGCGGGGAGGCCGGGGTGACCGGCGCGACCTGCGTGTACGCGATCTACGATCCGGTGTCGGGGCGGTGCAGCATCGCGCGGGCCGGGCACCTCCAGCCGGTGATCGTGCACCCGGACGGCAGCGCGGAGTACGCCGACGTGCCCGGCGGCCCGCCCCTGGGCCTGGGCGGCATGCCGTTCGAGACCCTGGACGTCGAACTCGCCGAGGGCAGCCGGCTCGTGCTGTACACGGACGGCCTGGTCGAGGACAGGACGCGGGAGATCGACGAAGGGCTGGAACTGCTGCGGCGTGCCCTGGAACGGCACGCGGAGCTCGCCCCCGAGGAGATGTGCGAGCAGGTGCTGGCCGGCCTGGTGCCGGAGCGGCCGCGGGACGACATCGCCCTGCTGGTGGGACGCACCCGGGTGCTCGCCGGGGAGCGGGTGGCCCGGTGGGAGGTGCCGGCCGATCCGGCGGCGGTGCGCGAGGTGCGGGCGGCGGTGTCGCGGAAGCTGGCCGAATGGGACCTCCAGGAGGCGGTGTTCACCGCAGAGCTGATCCTCAGCGAGCTGGTCACCAACGCGATCCGCTACGCCGCCGGGCCGATCCGGGTCCGGCTCATCCGCGACCGGGCGCTGATCTGCGAGGTGTCCGACCGGAGCAGCACCTCGCCGCATCTGCGGCAGGCGGCGGGGACGGACGAGGGCGGCCGGGGCCTGTTCCTGGTGGCGCAGTTCGCGGACCGGTGGGGCACCCGCTACACGGGCAACGGCAAGGTGATCTGGGCGGAACTGCCGCTCACCCCGTCGGGTGCCGCGCTGCCGGACTTCCCCGGGCTCTGA
- a CDS encoding class I SAM-dependent methyltransferase: MSSPATQTGQPDLAKQEAFAAEVVDVLNKGAVALLTSVGHQTGLFETMAVLPPSTSGDIADAAGLDERYVREWLGGMVVGGFLEYEPRRRTYRLPPEHAASLTAAAGPDNLAGMMQYVGLMGEVEQQVVHAFREGGGVPYSAYPRFQALQAEETARVYDRGLVDTIVPLVPGLTERLRSGIEALDVGTGQGHAPVVLGEAFPASTFHGVDQSESGVAAGRAEAAARGLRNVTYAVLDSTEIDGAYDLITAFDVIHDLAKPARTLAVIAKSLRRGGVFLMADIEASSNLEDNTGHPFGPALYGFSVFYCMTTSLGTGGAGLGTLWGRQTALRMLAEAGFGHVDVRTVEGDPLNVYYLAATG, translated from the coding sequence ATGTCGAGCCCCGCAACGCAGACCGGTCAGCCGGACCTCGCGAAGCAGGAGGCGTTCGCCGCCGAGGTCGTCGACGTGCTGAACAAGGGCGCCGTCGCCCTGCTGACCAGCGTCGGACACCAGACGGGACTGTTCGAGACGATGGCGGTGCTGCCCCCGTCGACCTCCGGGGACATCGCCGACGCGGCCGGTCTCGACGAGCGCTACGTCCGGGAGTGGCTGGGCGGCATGGTCGTCGGCGGCTTCCTGGAGTACGAGCCGCGCCGGCGGACGTACCGCCTGCCGCCCGAGCACGCCGCCTCGCTGACCGCGGCGGCCGGACCGGACAACCTCGCCGGGATGATGCAGTACGTCGGGCTGATGGGCGAGGTCGAGCAGCAGGTCGTCCACGCCTTCCGGGAGGGCGGCGGGGTGCCGTACTCCGCGTACCCGCGCTTCCAGGCGCTGCAGGCGGAGGAGACCGCGCGCGTCTACGACCGGGGGCTGGTGGACACCATCGTGCCGCTCGTCCCCGGACTGACGGAGCGCCTGCGCTCCGGGATCGAGGCCCTCGACGTGGGCACCGGCCAGGGCCACGCGCCGGTCGTGCTCGGCGAGGCGTTCCCCGCCAGCACCTTCCACGGCGTCGACCAGTCGGAGAGCGGCGTCGCGGCGGGCCGGGCGGAGGCCGCGGCCCGAGGGCTCCGGAACGTCACCTACGCGGTCCTGGACTCCACGGAGATCGACGGCGCCTACGACCTGATCACGGCCTTCGACGTCATCCACGACCTGGCGAAGCCCGCCCGCACGCTCGCCGTCATCGCCAAGTCCCTGCGCAGGGGCGGGGTGTTCCTCATGGCCGACATCGAGGCGTCCAGCAACTTGGAGGACAACACCGGCCACCCCTTCGGCCCGGCGCTCTACGGCTTCAGCGTCTTCTACTGCATGACGACCTCGCTCGGCACCGGCGGCGCCGGGCTCGGCACGCTCTGGGGCCGGCAGACCGCGCTGCGGATGCTGGCCGAGGCGGGCTTCGGGCATGTCGACGTGCGCACGGTCGAGGGCGACCCGCTCAACGTCTACTACCTCGCCGCCACCGGGTGA
- a CDS encoding GNAT family N-acetyltransferase: MTARPTPHGRGPRDGDTVRIRRATARDARRLTRIVRSSGAYRGHWAAMVEGYTVGPGYIEAHEVYAAVGVDGRVLGFYALVLSPPELDLMFVADEAQGRGIGRLLAGHLAARAREAGLTAVRIVSHPPSVGFYLGIGARRTGTVPAAPPAVPWDRPELELPVA; this comes from the coding sequence ATGACAGCGCGCCCGACCCCGCACGGCCGCGGACCCCGCGACGGCGACACCGTGCGGATCCGCAGGGCGACCGCGCGCGACGCCCGGCGCCTCACCCGGATCGTCCGCTCCTCGGGCGCCTACCGGGGGCACTGGGCCGCGATGGTCGAGGGCTACACCGTCGGGCCCGGCTACATCGAGGCGCACGAGGTGTACGCCGCCGTCGGCGTGGACGGGCGGGTGCTCGGCTTCTACGCCCTGGTGCTCTCCCCGCCCGAACTGGACCTCATGTTCGTCGCCGACGAGGCCCAGGGCCGCGGCATCGGACGGCTGCTCGCCGGCCACCTCGCCGCACGGGCACGCGAGGCCGGCCTGACGGCGGTCCGCATCGTCTCCCACCCGCCGTCCGTCGGCTTCTACCTCGGAATCGGCGCCCGCAGGACCGGCACCGTGCCCGCCGCGCCGCCCGCGGTGCCCTGGGACAGGCCCGAACTCGAACTCCCCGTGGCCTGA
- a CDS encoding siderophore-interacting protein has translation MGHGWEGVVLKLMRGKDFTFTVTGAEEVTDHYRRVHFTDGGMLARTGVHPTMWVRVWFENGDKPHQRAYTLVDADEEAGTFSMEFALHDGRASEWARTAAPGDTVEATLQGTGFSVPDPLPSHLFVVGDPASLPAVNSLLDALPTTPATIWFETTHTTDENLPLRIDPARHEVRRIPRRDGGAHLVEAVRTALPELAADRDGAYLWIACDTATTRTLGAFARKELALPKDRVHALGYWRA, from the coding sequence GTGGGGCATGGCTGGGAGGGCGTCGTCCTCAAACTGATGCGCGGCAAGGACTTCACGTTCACCGTCACCGGCGCGGAAGAGGTCACCGACCACTACCGCAGAGTCCACTTCACCGACGGCGGGATGCTCGCGCGGACCGGCGTCCACCCCACCATGTGGGTGCGCGTCTGGTTCGAGAACGGCGACAAACCCCACCAGCGCGCCTACACGCTCGTCGACGCCGACGAAGAAGCAGGCACCTTCAGCATGGAGTTCGCCCTGCACGACGGACGCGCGAGCGAATGGGCGCGCACCGCCGCACCCGGCGACACCGTCGAAGCCACACTCCAGGGCACCGGCTTCAGCGTCCCCGACCCACTGCCCTCGCACCTCTTCGTCGTCGGCGACCCCGCCTCCCTGCCGGCCGTCAACTCCCTGCTCGACGCGCTCCCCACGACACCCGCCACCATCTGGTTCGAAACCACCCACACGACGGACGAGAACCTTCCGCTGCGCATCGACCCCGCGCGTCACGAGGTCCGCCGCATCCCCCGCCGCGACGGCGGAGCCCACCTCGTCGAAGCGGTGCGGACCGCCCTGCCGGAACTCGCCGCCGACCGCGACGGCGCCTACCTGTGGATCGCCTGCGACACCGCGACCACCCGCACCCTCGGTGCCTTCGCCCGCAAGGAACTCGCCCTCCCCAAGGACCGCGTACACGCCCTCGGTTACTGGCGGGCGTGA